A part of Nesterenkonia lutea genomic DNA contains:
- a CDS encoding DeoR/GlpR family DNA-binding transcription regulator: protein MLAAQRRAGIVAALDSAGAVSVTELAARFEVSDMTIRRDLDSLAEQGVIAKVHGGAVAARPGDSAAVRRTEEPGFQAKSAQQQPEKQGIAAAAAAHVKPGMSIGLSAGTTTWTLAHELLAVADLTVVTNSPRIADIFHHCAETDLPGRAGAAAGPTVILTGGVRTPSDALVGPIANQALRSLHLDLVFLGAHGFSLTAGCTTPNLEEAETNRTLLQTAARAVVLADHTKWNTTALGTFAQLPQIDMLITDTGLSRSAAEQLREKLDTLILADPTETRRPR, encoded by the coding sequence ATGCTTGCAGCTCAGCGCCGTGCGGGCATCGTGGCCGCGCTGGACTCCGCCGGGGCGGTCAGCGTCACCGAGCTCGCCGCGCGCTTCGAGGTCTCCGACATGACCATCCGCCGGGACCTCGACAGCCTCGCGGAACAGGGCGTCATCGCCAAAGTCCATGGCGGCGCCGTCGCCGCGCGCCCCGGTGATTCCGCCGCCGTCCGGCGCACCGAGGAGCCCGGGTTCCAGGCCAAATCAGCGCAGCAGCAGCCCGAGAAGCAGGGCATCGCCGCCGCTGCCGCCGCGCACGTGAAACCGGGCATGTCCATCGGGCTCTCGGCGGGCACCACCACCTGGACGCTGGCGCACGAGCTGCTCGCCGTCGCCGACCTCACCGTGGTCACCAATTCGCCGCGGATCGCAGACATCTTCCACCACTGCGCAGAGACCGATCTGCCTGGCCGAGCCGGCGCCGCGGCGGGACCGACCGTGATCCTCACCGGCGGAGTCCGCACCCCCTCCGACGCGCTGGTGGGCCCGATCGCCAACCAGGCGCTGCGCTCGCTGCACCTGGACCTCGTCTTTCTCGGCGCCCACGGATTCTCGCTGACCGCGGGCTGCACCACCCCGAACCTCGAGGAGGCGGAGACCAACCGCACCCTGCTGCAGACCGCGGCCCGCGCCGTCGTCCTGGCCGATCACACCAAATGGAACACCACCGCGCTGGGCACCTTCGCCCAGCTCCCGCAGATCGACATGCTGATCACCGACACCGGACTGTCCCGCTCTGCCGCCGAGCAGCTGCGCGAGAAGCTCGACACGCTGATCCTCGCCGACCCCACCGAGACCAGGAGACCTAGATGA
- the dapB gene encoding 4-hydroxy-tetrahydrodipicolinate reductase, translating into MSNAEIRVAVLGAGGRMGGEAVKAVENAPDMELVAAHGRADERSAILSAGATHIVDLTVPESTEANVRFAVEHGIHAVVGTTGWDAERLQRLEQLLAEHPESGVLIAPNFALGSVLATAFAAKAAQYFESAEIIELHHPQKVDAPSGTAVRTAQLMGQAREAADVAASPDATETALDGARGAEVAGIHVHSVRLRGLVAHQEVLLGSPGEQLTIRHDSFDRASFMPGVLLGLRTVGTRPGLTHGLDGYLDLGL; encoded by the coding sequence ATGAGCAACGCAGAGATTCGAGTCGCCGTCCTCGGCGCGGGCGGGCGCATGGGCGGCGAGGCCGTCAAGGCCGTGGAGAACGCCCCTGACATGGAGCTGGTCGCCGCTCACGGACGCGCCGACGAGCGCAGCGCGATCCTCTCCGCCGGCGCCACGCATATCGTCGACCTCACCGTGCCGGAGTCCACCGAAGCCAATGTGCGCTTCGCGGTGGAGCACGGGATACACGCGGTGGTCGGGACCACCGGCTGGGACGCCGAGCGGCTGCAGCGACTCGAGCAGCTGCTCGCCGAGCACCCGGAGTCCGGCGTGCTCATCGCCCCGAACTTCGCCCTGGGATCGGTGCTGGCCACCGCCTTCGCCGCCAAGGCCGCACAGTACTTCGAATCCGCAGAGATCATCGAGCTGCACCATCCGCAGAAGGTCGACGCCCCCTCCGGCACCGCCGTGCGCACCGCTCAGCTGATGGGCCAGGCTCGGGAGGCCGCCGACGTCGCCGCCTCTCCCGATGCCACCGAGACCGCACTGGACGGGGCTCGCGGCGCGGAGGTGGCAGGCATCCACGTGCATTCTGTCCGGCTGCGCGGGCTCGTCGCCCACCAGGAGGTGCTGCTGGGCTCCCCCGGGGAACAGCTGACCATCCGCCATGACTCCTTCGATCGGGCCTCGTTCATGCCCGGCGTGCTGCTGGGTCTGCGCACCGTGGGGACCAGGCCCGGCCTGACTCACGGTCTGGACGGCTACCTGGATCTGGGGCTCTGA
- a CDS encoding molybdenum cofactor biosynthesis protein MoaE: MNQAGLAADEPFEFPQERVVLAELSDQPLSLAQAEVEVWADRAGAVVGFSGIVRNHDHGRAVERLSYTAHPTAAEAIAQVAVDVAARFPTVRVWVAHRVGHLEIGDHALVAAVASAHRAEAFQACAELVEQTKDQVPIWKEQFFADGTREWVGS, from the coding sequence CTGAACCAGGCGGGTCTCGCCGCCGATGAGCCCTTCGAGTTTCCCCAGGAACGAGTGGTCCTCGCCGAGCTCAGCGACCAGCCGCTCAGCCTGGCCCAGGCAGAGGTGGAGGTCTGGGCGGACCGGGCAGGCGCCGTCGTCGGCTTCTCCGGGATCGTGCGCAATCATGATCACGGGCGCGCGGTCGAGCGGCTGAGCTACACCGCCCACCCGACGGCGGCCGAGGCCATTGCCCAGGTCGCAGTGGATGTCGCGGCGCGGTTCCCCACCGTGCGCGTCTGGGTGGCGCACCGGGTGGGTCACCTGGAGATCGGGGACCATGCCCTGGTCGCGGCGGTGGCCTCCGCCCACCGCGCCGAGGCGTTCCAGGCCTGCGCCGAGCTGGTGGAGCAGACCAAGGATCAGGTGCCCATCTGGAAAGAGCAGTTCTTCGCCGACGGCACCCGGGAGTGGGTCGGCAGCTAG
- a CDS encoding MogA/MoaB family molybdenum cofactor biosynthesis protein, giving the protein MTDTPELGKTDYSDAETSRMIAPVIVSTRAATGVTEDRSAPVIAEYAQSIGFFARPPVIIPDGEGVLAAISELLVQIEPAVIITSGGTGLTPDDLTPEFTKPLLDKEIPGIMEAVRAHGRTKNPLASLSRGVAGVTGKTVIVNLPGSPKAVREGMEVLVGLLPHLCDQVADIRDHESWGSDE; this is encoded by the coding sequence ATGACTGACACCCCGGAACTGGGAAAGACCGATTACTCCGACGCCGAGACCTCCCGAATGATCGCCCCGGTGATCGTCTCCACACGTGCGGCCACCGGGGTCACCGAGGATCGTTCCGCGCCCGTGATCGCCGAATACGCGCAGAGCATCGGCTTCTTCGCCAGGCCCCCGGTCATCATCCCCGATGGAGAAGGCGTGCTCGCCGCCATCTCAGAGCTGCTGGTGCAGATCGAGCCTGCCGTGATCATCACCTCCGGCGGGACCGGGCTGACCCCGGATGATCTGACTCCGGAGTTCACCAAGCCGCTGCTGGACAAGGAGATCCCCGGCATCATGGAGGCGGTGCGCGCCCACGGCCGGACCAAGAACCCGCTGGCCTCGCTGAGCCGCGGAGTCGCCGGGGTCACCGGCAAGACCGTGATCGTGAATCTGCCAGGCTCGCCCAAGGCTGTGCGCGAGGGCATGGAGGTGCTGGTGGGACTCCTGCCGCACCTCTGTGACCAGGTCGCCGACATCCGCGACCACGAGTCCTGGGGCAGCGACGAATGA
- the moaC gene encoding cyclic pyranopterin monophosphate synthase MoaC, translated as MNEHFDEAGENEAGAPRLTHVRGDGSAHMVDVSGKEITARVARAQAVVKTTVEVTSLLAGDGLPKGDALATARIAGIMAAKKTPELVPLCHPLPVAKVTVDLEVDVPARGSVLITTEVKTTSRTGVEIEALTAAAVAALTLYDMIKAVDKGAVITDQMVLSKTGGKSGEWARTETETR; from the coding sequence ATGAACGAGCACTTTGATGAGGCAGGCGAGAATGAGGCAGGCGCGCCGCGGCTGACCCATGTCCGCGGAGACGGCAGCGCCCATATGGTCGACGTCTCCGGCAAGGAGATCACCGCCCGGGTGGCCCGGGCTCAGGCGGTGGTGAAGACCACGGTCGAGGTGACCTCGCTGCTCGCCGGTGATGGACTGCCCAAGGGCGACGCACTCGCCACCGCCCGGATCGCCGGGATCATGGCTGCGAAGAAGACCCCTGAGCTGGTGCCGCTGTGCCATCCGCTGCCCGTCGCGAAGGTCACCGTGGACCTGGAGGTCGATGTCCCCGCGCGCGGATCGGTGCTCATCACCACCGAGGTGAAGACCACCTCGCGGACCGGCGTGGAGATCGAAGCATTGACCGCGGCGGCCGTGGCGGCGTTGACTCTGTACGACATGATCAAAGCCGTGGACAAGGGCGCCGTGATCACTGACCAGATGGTCCTGTCCAAGACCGGCGGCAAGAGCGGCGAATGGGCCAGGACTGAGACGGAGACTCGATGA
- a CDS encoding molybdopterin molybdotransferase MoeA: protein MSETTERVPVEEHISRLKDVLGAALGARATETVEISAGGVAGRIVAERLVSEVPLPGFDNSQMDGFALRAADLTMREGEATLPVAGTTAAGNEPALLPLGAAFEVMTGAPIPAGADVVIPVEFTEGFGAEEVRFTGLSEADITPGRYIRAIGSDIAAGELLAEPGDVISPAQLAVLAACGYAEIEVLEPIRTLVLSTGDEIRRPGSELRPGQLYDADTPLLGAVLETFGHQVVTSRIGTDDPAWFLDALDALVAVHHPHLIITAGGISQGAYEVVRQGLGGRGVQFGTVAQQPGGPQGWGLLEGDLEGRGLLHWRSQHEDARALIAVISLPGNPVSSAVSMETLVRPALAAVDPNCAPPRRIMVRTVEDISSPPGVRQFRRVRVLDDAAAEAGGMPTVALEGGPGSHLLGHLARADALLELAEDDVEVPAGAQLQAVLITGRGAGTR, encoded by the coding sequence ATGTCAGAGACCACTGAGCGCGTGCCCGTTGAAGAGCACATCAGCCGCCTGAAAGACGTCCTGGGTGCCGCGCTGGGCGCCCGAGCCACCGAGACCGTGGAGATCTCCGCCGGCGGCGTGGCCGGCCGAATCGTCGCCGAACGGCTGGTCTCCGAGGTCCCACTGCCTGGATTCGACAACTCTCAGATGGACGGCTTCGCCCTGCGCGCGGCAGACCTCACCATGCGTGAGGGTGAGGCCACGCTGCCCGTGGCGGGCACCACCGCTGCGGGCAATGAGCCGGCGCTGCTGCCCCTCGGGGCCGCCTTCGAGGTGATGACCGGGGCGCCCATCCCCGCCGGGGCCGACGTCGTCATCCCCGTGGAGTTCACGGAAGGGTTCGGCGCCGAGGAGGTCCGCTTCACCGGCCTGAGCGAGGCAGACATCACTCCCGGACGCTACATCCGCGCCATCGGCTCCGACATCGCGGCCGGGGAGCTGCTGGCCGAGCCGGGCGACGTGATCAGCCCCGCCCAGCTGGCAGTCCTCGCCGCCTGCGGGTACGCCGAGATCGAAGTCCTCGAACCCATCCGCACCCTGGTGCTCTCCACCGGAGACGAGATCCGCCGGCCCGGCTCGGAGCTGCGCCCCGGACAGCTCTACGACGCGGACACCCCGCTGCTCGGCGCCGTGCTGGAGACCTTCGGCCACCAGGTGGTCACCTCCCGGATCGGCACTGATGATCCCGCCTGGTTCCTCGACGCGCTCGATGCTCTGGTCGCCGTGCACCACCCGCATCTGATCATCACCGCCGGCGGCATCAGCCAGGGTGCCTATGAGGTGGTCCGTCAGGGCCTCGGCGGCCGCGGGGTCCAGTTCGGCACCGTGGCCCAGCAGCCCGGCGGCCCGCAGGGCTGGGGCCTGCTCGAGGGAGACCTTGAAGGCCGCGGTCTGCTGCACTGGCGCTCGCAGCATGAGGACGCCCGCGCGCTGATCGCCGTGATCTCACTGCCCGGCAACCCGGTCTCCTCTGCGGTGAGCATGGAGACCCTGGTCCGGCCCGCACTGGCCGCAGTGGACCCCAACTGTGCCCCGCCGCGCCGGATCATGGTGCGCACGGTGGAGGACATCAGCTCCCCTCCGGGCGTCCGTCAGTTCCGCCGCGTGCGCGTCCTCGATGACGCGGCCGCCGAGGCCGGGGGCATGCCCACTGTGGCACTCGAGGGCGGGCCCGGCTCACACCTGCTGGGTCACCTGGCCCGCGCGGATGCGCTGCTGGAGCTGGCCGAGGACGACGTCGAGGTGCCGGCCGGTGCCCAGCTGCAGGCCGTGCTGATCACCGGTCGCGGAGCAGGCACACGATGA
- the moaA gene encoding GTP 3',8-cyclase MoaA, with protein sequence MGPDTTGADPSRGLMDSFGRRATDLRISLIDKCNLRCTYCMPAEGLPWLSKEQLLSAAEIRRLVHIGVDTLGVRELRLTGGEPLVRVDLVDIIAGLRADHPDLPIAMTTNAIGLEKKAAALAEAGLTRVNISLDSVHRETFAQLTRRDSLDKVLVGVEAAAAAGLTPLKINAVLMRGVNDAQAADLLEWSLQRGFELRFIEQMPLDGDQQWKREGTISAAETRELLSERFRLAPTAENRDGAPAERFDVFPLSVPDPADAGLPAQPLGRVGIIASVTEPFCADCRRTRLTAEGRVMSCLFSNEEFDLMHLLRDGEATDADIAQAWAEAMWVKPAAHGTDRPGFDLASFHRPDRSMSAIGG encoded by the coding sequence ATGGGCCCCGACACCACCGGCGCGGATCCCTCCCGCGGACTGATGGACTCCTTCGGCCGCCGCGCCACCGACCTGCGCATCTCATTGATCGACAAGTGCAATCTGCGCTGCACCTACTGCATGCCCGCCGAGGGACTGCCCTGGCTGAGCAAGGAGCAGCTGCTCTCCGCTGCGGAGATCCGTCGCCTGGTGCACATCGGCGTGGACACCCTGGGCGTGCGCGAGCTGCGCCTGACCGGTGGCGAACCGCTGGTCCGCGTTGATCTGGTCGACATCATCGCCGGTCTGCGCGCGGATCACCCGGATCTGCCGATCGCGATGACCACCAACGCCATCGGGCTGGAGAAGAAGGCCGCCGCGCTGGCTGAGGCGGGACTGACCCGGGTGAACATCTCACTGGACTCGGTGCACCGGGAGACCTTCGCCCAGCTGACCCGCCGCGATTCCCTGGACAAGGTGCTCGTCGGTGTGGAGGCCGCGGCCGCAGCGGGCCTGACGCCGCTGAAGATCAATGCGGTGCTGATGCGCGGGGTCAATGACGCTCAGGCCGCCGATCTGCTGGAGTGGTCGCTGCAGCGCGGCTTCGAGCTGCGCTTCATCGAGCAGATGCCCCTGGATGGGGACCAGCAGTGGAAGCGCGAGGGCACCATCTCCGCCGCGGAGACCCGGGAGCTGCTCTCTGAGCGGTTCCGGCTCGCCCCCACCGCGGAGAACCGCGACGGCGCACCGGCTGAACGCTTCGACGTGTTCCCGCTCAGCGTTCCGGACCCCGCCGACGCCGGGCTGCCTGCCCAGCCGCTGGGCCGGGTCGGGATCATCGCCTCGGTCACCGAACCCTTCTGCGCAGACTGCCGCCGCACGCGCCTGACCGCAGAGGGTCGGGTGATGAGCTGCCTGTTCTCCAATGAGGAGTTCGATCTGATGCATCTGCTGCGCGACGGCGAGGCCACCGACGCCGACATCGCCCAGGCCTGGGCCGAGGCCATGTGGGTCAAGCCCGCCGCGCACGGCACCGACCGTCCAGGCTTCGACCTGGCGAGCTTCCACCGTCCCGACCGGTCCATGTCAGCAATCGGAGGCTGA
- a CDS encoding MoaD/ThiS family protein: MTLPNTASTAPGPEDLQPGDVQSEDDAPQVTVRFFAAAAEAAGADQLQVRLPAPLPTGGVAVVDLLAELPRLVGDQQSAHSPDDDAASASDSTRSGALSLERVCARSSFLINGVRTRAQSARLQPGDQLDVLPPFAGG, encoded by the coding sequence ATGACACTGCCGAACACCGCCAGCACCGCGCCGGGCCCCGAGGACTTGCAGCCCGGCGACGTGCAGTCCGAGGACGACGCACCTCAGGTCACCGTCCGCTTCTTCGCCGCCGCCGCCGAGGCCGCCGGTGCGGACCAGCTGCAGGTCCGGCTGCCCGCGCCGCTGCCCACCGGAGGGGTCGCCGTCGTCGATCTTCTCGCCGAGCTGCCGCGGCTGGTCGGCGATCAGCAGTCAGCGCACTCCCCCGACGACGACGCCGCGTCGGCCTCGGACTCGACCCGGTCGGGCGCGCTCAGCCTGGAACGAGTGTGTGCGCGCAGCTCGTTCCTGATCAACGGGGTTCGGACGCGGGCACAGAGTGCTCGGCTGCAGCCGGGCGACCAGCTCGATGTGCTGCCGCCCTTCGCCGGCGGCTGA
- a CDS encoding nuclear transport factor 2-like protein yields the protein MTRSPLDTALAQFAAYRVGDVRAARILLDDDMTFTSPQDDHLDKAGFLQSCFPTATGFLRQEITTAVELGPGEVLLRYTAQRPDSPPFSNVEIITVVDGRITEIRVYFGGVEH from the coding sequence ATGACACGCAGCCCGCTGGATACCGCTCTCGCGCAGTTCGCCGCCTATCGCGTCGGAGATGTCCGGGCGGCCCGGATCCTGCTCGACGATGACATGACCTTCACCTCTCCGCAGGATGACCACCTCGACAAGGCCGGTTTCCTGCAGTCCTGCTTCCCCACGGCGACGGGGTTCCTGCGTCAGGAAATCACCACCGCGGTGGAGCTCGGCCCTGGTGAAGTGCTCCTGCGCTACACCGCGCAGCGGCCGGATAGTCCGCCGTTCAGCAATGTGGAGATCATCACCGTCGTCGACGGGCGCATCACCGAGATCCGGGTGTACTTCGGCGGGGTGGAGCACTAG
- a CDS encoding M16 family metallopeptidase: MRVTIDPHTEGVLNNDAGSTVRRSVLPSGVRILTEEMPGQRSVTLGFWIGVGSRDEAAHQHGSTHFLEHLLFKGTKTRSALEIASAFDSVGGESNAATGKEHTCYYARVLDTDLPMAVDVLTDIVTSALLDPAEMEVERGVILEELAMAEDDPEDVVHERFGAQVMDGHPLGRPIGGTPEEINAASREDVHDHYRRWYRPDELVITAAGGLDHDHVVSLIAEALDKSAWDMTVAGSPAERRVGQETEIPVRAGTETIIKPVEQSQVILGGRGMPASDDDRFALSVMHAVLGGGMSSRLFQEIRERRGLAYSTYSFSSAMTDAGYFGLYAGCLPNKVEKVTEVMAAELERIATDHVTEEELIRAKGQLRGGTVLGMEETSSRMSRLGRAELVRGEFVDISDTLETIDAITAEDLRRVASRLASSPRAVTVVGPS, from the coding sequence ATGCGCGTCACCATTGATCCCCACACCGAAGGCGTCCTGAACAACGACGCCGGCTCCACCGTCCGCCGCTCCGTGCTGCCCTCCGGGGTCCGGATCCTCACCGAGGAGATGCCGGGCCAGCGCTCGGTCACCCTCGGGTTCTGGATCGGCGTGGGCTCCCGCGACGAGGCCGCTCACCAGCACGGCTCCACCCACTTCCTGGAGCACCTGCTCTTCAAGGGCACCAAGACCCGCTCCGCCCTGGAGATCGCGTCGGCCTTCGACAGTGTGGGCGGTGAGTCCAATGCGGCCACCGGCAAGGAGCACACCTGCTACTACGCCCGGGTGCTGGACACTGATCTGCCCATGGCCGTGGACGTGCTCACCGACATCGTCACCTCCGCGCTGCTGGACCCGGCCGAGATGGAGGTCGAGCGCGGAGTCATCCTCGAAGAGCTCGCCATGGCCGAGGACGACCCCGAGGACGTGGTCCACGAACGCTTCGGCGCCCAGGTCATGGACGGCCACCCGCTGGGCCGGCCCATCGGCGGCACACCCGAGGAGATCAACGCCGCCAGCCGCGAGGACGTCCACGACCACTACCGGCGCTGGTACCGCCCCGACGAGCTGGTCATCACCGCAGCGGGCGGACTCGACCACGATCACGTCGTCTCGCTGATCGCCGAGGCGCTGGACAAGTCCGCCTGGGACATGACCGTGGCGGGATCACCGGCTGAGCGCCGGGTCGGTCAGGAGACCGAGATCCCGGTGCGCGCCGGCACCGAGACCATCATCAAGCCTGTGGAGCAGTCCCAGGTCATCCTCGGCGGACGCGGCATGCCCGCCTCCGACGACGATCGGTTCGCCCTCTCGGTGATGCATGCGGTCCTGGGCGGGGGCATGTCCTCCCGGCTCTTCCAGGAGATCCGCGAGCGCCGCGGCCTGGCGTATTCCACCTACTCGTTCTCCTCGGCGATGACCGACGCCGGCTACTTCGGCCTCTACGCCGGCTGCCTGCCGAACAAGGTCGAGAAGGTCACCGAGGTCATGGCCGCGGAGCTGGAGCGCATCGCCACCGACCACGTCACCGAGGAGGAGCTGATCCGCGCCAAGGGCCAGCTGCGCGGCGGCACCGTGCTGGGCATGGAGGAGACCTCCTCGCGCATGTCCCGGCTGGGCCGCGCCGAGCTGGTGCGCGGAGAGTTCGTGGACATCTCCGACACCCTCGAGACGATCGACGCCATCACCGCCGAGGACCTGCGCAGGGTGGCCTCCCGGCTGGCCAGCTCCCCGCGCGCCGTCACCGTTGTCGGTCCCAGCTAG
- a CDS encoding Lrp/AsnC family transcriptional regulator has translation MPRLTDLDRRLISALRKDGRAPVAALAEQLGVARATVTSRIEKLKAAGVIIGFSVRVHDHNETGEVRAVSFIEVVGRTTDHVIAELRGFPEIMALHTTNGGWDLVAEISCENLRDFDEVLRRVRGIKGVVNSETSLLLSSVVR, from the coding sequence ATGCCCCGCCTCACAGACCTCGACCGACGACTCATCTCCGCGCTGCGCAAGGACGGCCGGGCCCCGGTGGCGGCCCTGGCCGAGCAGCTCGGGGTCGCTCGGGCCACCGTGACCAGTCGGATCGAGAAGCTCAAGGCCGCCGGGGTCATCATCGGGTTCAGCGTGCGGGTCCATGACCACAACGAGACCGGGGAGGTCCGTGCCGTCTCGTTCATCGAAGTGGTGGGTCGCACCACTGACCATGTGATCGCCGAGCTGCGCGGCTTCCCCGAGATCATGGCGCTGCACACCACCAACGGCGGCTGGGACCTGGTCGCCGAGATCTCCTGCGAGAATCTCCGCGACTTCGATGAGGTCCTGCGCCGGGTCCGCGGCATCAAGGGTGTGGTCAACAGCGAGACGAGCCTGCTGCTGAGCTCCGTGGTCCGCTGA
- a CDS encoding ornithine cyclodeaminase codes for MTQFVDVGNMARWIQREGVEHLMSEMIHYLEDDFRRWESFDKIPRIASHTPFGVIELMPTSDLETYAFKYVNGHPLNPSRGFQTVTAFGMLADVDNGYPTFVAEMTLLTALRTAATSAMTAKALARKDSKRMALIGAGSQAEFQALAFRSALGIEDLQVFDVDAAAVQKLRRNLEPLGFRVLAAGSTDEAVAGADIITTCTADKAQNTILSSAQVRPGVHINAVGGDCPGKTELDAEILRRGRVFVEYPEQTRIEGEIQQMEADFPVVEFWKVLTGAETGRQSEEQITIFDSVGFAIADLSALRFVRDATAGTDLQTSLDLVADPEDPKDLFSLVSSMKPVG; via the coding sequence ATGACGCAGTTCGTCGACGTCGGCAACATGGCCCGATGGATCCAGCGCGAAGGTGTGGAACACCTCATGTCCGAGATGATCCATTACCTCGAAGATGACTTCCGCCGCTGGGAGAGCTTCGACAAGATCCCGCGCATCGCCAGCCACACACCCTTCGGTGTGATCGAGCTGATGCCCACCTCGGATCTGGAGACCTACGCCTTCAAGTACGTCAACGGGCATCCGCTGAACCCCTCGCGCGGGTTCCAGACCGTCACCGCCTTCGGGATGCTCGCCGATGTGGACAACGGCTATCCCACGTTCGTGGCCGAGATGACCCTGCTGACTGCACTGCGCACCGCCGCGACCTCGGCGATGACCGCCAAAGCCCTGGCCCGGAAGGACTCGAAGCGGATGGCGCTGATCGGTGCCGGCTCGCAGGCCGAGTTCCAGGCGCTGGCCTTCCGCTCCGCCCTGGGCATCGAGGATCTGCAGGTCTTCGACGTGGACGCGGCTGCCGTACAGAAGCTGCGCAGGAACCTCGAACCGCTGGGGTTCCGCGTGCTGGCGGCTGGCTCCACCGACGAGGCGGTGGCGGGGGCAGACATCATCACCACGTGCACCGCGGACAAGGCGCAGAACACGATCCTCAGCTCCGCGCAGGTCCGCCCCGGCGTGCACATCAACGCCGTGGGCGGAGACTGCCCGGGCAAGACCGAGCTGGACGCGGAGATCCTGCGTCGCGGTCGGGTCTTCGTGGAGTACCCCGAGCAGACCCGGATCGAGGGCGAGATCCAGCAGATGGAGGCCGACTTCCCCGTGGTCGAGTTCTGGAAGGTGCTCACCGGCGCCGAGACCGGACGCCAGTCGGAGGAGCAGATCACGATCTTCGACTCGGTGGGCTTCGCCATCGCGGATCTCTCCGCACTTCGTTTCGTCCGCGACGCCACCGCTGGCACGGACCTGCAGACCTCCCTGGACCTGGTGGCCGATCCCGAGGACCCGAAGGATCTGTTTTCGCTGGTCAGCTCGATGAAGCCAGTGGGGTGA
- a CDS encoding arginine deiminase-related protein: protein MGARRADILAHLQENFRVRRVVDYTSAERFGEYLEGTGSMVLDHRERLAYACRSRRLSAGLFSEFCRDFGYTPVLFDATDEDGVPVYHTNVMMSVGTELALISAEMIRDRTQREHVLRVLRDSGRTVVELSVDQVSRFAGNCLELAANGQRYLVLSTTAEQSLTSEQRATISAFCTLVPVEVSTLEAAGGSVRCMIAGNHLPPR from the coding sequence TTGGGCGCACGGCGGGCGGACATCCTCGCGCACCTGCAGGAGAACTTCCGTGTGCGCCGCGTGGTGGACTACACATCGGCCGAGCGCTTCGGAGAATACCTCGAGGGCACGGGCTCGATGGTGCTGGATCACCGCGAGCGCCTGGCCTATGCCTGCCGGTCTCGCAGGCTCTCCGCCGGGCTGTTCAGCGAGTTCTGCCGGGACTTCGGCTACACCCCGGTGCTCTTCGACGCCACGGACGAGGACGGCGTGCCGGTCTATCACACCAATGTGATGATGTCGGTGGGCACCGAGCTTGCTCTCATCAGTGCCGAGATGATCCGTGACAGGACCCAGCGCGAACACGTGCTGCGCGTGCTGCGGGATTCGGGCAGGACCGTCGTGGAGCTCAGCGTGGACCAGGTCAGCCGGTTCGCCGGCAACTGTCTGGAGCTCGCCGCGAACGGCCAGCGCTATCTGGTGCTCTCCACCACGGCCGAACAGAGCCTGACCAGCGAGCAGCGGGCGACCATCTCCGCGTTCTGCACGCTGGTGCCCGTGGAGGTCTCCACGCTGGAGGCCGCCGGAGGATCGGTGCGCTGCATGATCGCCGGCAACCACTTGCCTCCCCGCTGA
- a CDS encoding DUF6318 family protein: MNTSMRRISVVSFAAVLGLSVTSCGGDDAGAEPNATDVEPSAGETSPEGGSADPEEPSGEGGAAEDPEPSPSPVPASSDGPAENWPEPEVPDEIYEETEEGALAALRYWFEADLYMELTGEPEPFELVSSADCQICGGRIGQFEKLYAKDGGWHLAEGAKVEDEIVSSVSENQQVSILFTIREGDFAEFSADGEQLVEGGEESLSGVEATLHYQGDRWRVLELYFPDDTTAEN; the protein is encoded by the coding sequence ATGAACACGTCGATGAGACGGATCAGCGTGGTGAGTTTCGCGGCTGTCCTCGGGTTGAGTGTGACTTCGTGTGGAGGTGACGACGCCGGTGCAGAACCTAATGCGACGGATGTTGAGCCGAGTGCGGGGGAGACCTCACCGGAGGGCGGATCTGCGGATCCAGAAGAGCCGAGTGGTGAAGGGGGCGCGGCCGAGGATCCTGAACCGTCGCCGTCGCCGGTCCCTGCGTCTTCAGATGGACCCGCAGAGAACTGGCCCGAGCCTGAGGTTCCGGACGAGATCTACGAAGAGACCGAAGAAGGCGCGCTGGCGGCTCTGAGGTATTGGTTCGAGGCGGACCTCTACATGGAACTCACGGGCGAGCCTGAGCCGTTCGAACTTGTCTCCAGCGCCGATTGCCAGATATGCGGGGGGCGTATCGGGCAGTTTGAAAAGCTCTATGCAAAAGACGGCGGCTGGCACCTCGCTGAGGGGGCGAAGGTTGAAGACGAAATCGTAAGCAGTGTTTCTGAGAATCAGCAAGTATCAATCCTGTTTACTATCCGCGAAGGCGATTTCGCGGAGTTTAGCGCCGACGGAGAGCAACTAGTCGAAGGGGGCGAAGAGAGTCTTTCTGGCGTTGAGGCGACACTCCACTACCAGGGCGACCGATGGCGCGTGCTCGAGTTGTATTTTCCTGACGACACCACCGCGGAAAACTAA